A genomic stretch from Nocardia wallacei includes:
- the cobM gene encoding precorrin-4 C(11)-methyltransferase, with the protein MTVHFIGAGPGAADLLTVRAVRLLGEAAVCLYAGTYLDAEVLGHCAAGAELIDTQGLDLDQIVGHCVRAHAENKDVARLCSGDPSLYSALAEQTRRLDALGIPWDVTPGVPAYAAAAALLGTELTVPELVQSVVLTRTRARSTAMPAAEALENFARTGATLALHLAVTRIRPLAAELTADYGTDCPVAVVYRASRPDQLVLRGTLADIADQVEAAGLRQAAIILVGRALAEPQRCAQSHLYDPARDRRHLPETAAGPVSQP; encoded by the coding sequence ATGACCGTGCACTTCATCGGGGCGGGGCCGGGGGCGGCGGATTTGCTGACTGTGCGGGCGGTGCGGTTGTTGGGGGAGGCTGCGGTGTGCCTGTATGCGGGGACTTATCTGGATGCCGAGGTGTTGGGGCATTGTGCGGCGGGGGCTGAGTTGATCGACACACAGGGGCTCGATCTCGACCAGATCGTGGGGCATTGTGTGCGAGCGCACGCGGAGAACAAGGACGTGGCGCGGTTGTGTTCGGGTGATCCGTCGCTCTATTCGGCGCTGGCCGAGCAGACCCGGCGGCTGGATGCGCTGGGGATTCCGTGGGATGTCACGCCGGGTGTGCCCGCTTACGCCGCGGCGGCGGCGTTGCTCGGGACCGAGTTGACCGTGCCGGAGTTGGTGCAGTCGGTGGTGCTGACCCGTACGCGGGCTCGGTCGACGGCCATGCCCGCCGCGGAGGCGCTGGAGAATTTCGCCCGCACCGGGGCCACCTTGGCCCTGCATCTGGCCGTGACGCGGATCCGTCCGCTCGCCGCCGAGTTGACCGCCGACTACGGCACGGACTGTCCGGTCGCGGTGGTCTATCGCGCCAGCCGACCCGATCAGCTGGTGCTGCGCGGCACCCTCGCCGATATCGCCGACCAGGTGGAGGCTGCCGGGCTGCGGCAGGCCGCGATCATCCTGGTGGGCCGCGCGCTGGCCGAACCGCAGCGCTGCGCCCAATCCCATCTCTACGACCCGGCGCGGGACCGCCGGCACCTGCCGGAGACCGCCGCCGGACCGGTCTCCCAGCCCTGA
- a CDS encoding PPOX class F420-dependent oxidoreductase, whose translation MASLTDPRVREFLSHGTRTGKLAFVATDGRPVINPVWFILEGDELVFNTGKDTAKGRAIRRDPRLALCVDLEEPPFGYLQVQGVAEVSEDPDDLVRTATAIAARYMGADRAEEFGKRNGVPGELVVRLRPNKILGGFDMTG comes from the coding sequence ATGGCCTCTCTCACCGATCCTCGAGTGCGTGAATTCCTGTCGCACGGCACGCGCACCGGCAAGCTCGCGTTCGTGGCCACCGACGGCCGGCCGGTCATCAACCCGGTCTGGTTCATCCTCGAAGGCGACGAACTCGTGTTCAACACCGGCAAGGACACCGCCAAGGGCCGGGCGATCCGGCGTGACCCGCGCCTGGCGCTGTGCGTCGACCTGGAGGAGCCGCCGTTCGGCTACCTGCAGGTGCAAGGAGTCGCCGAGGTCTCCGAAGATCCCGACGACCTGGTCCGCACCGCCACCGCCATCGCCGCCCGGTACATGGGCGCCGACCGGGCCGAGGAGTTCGGCAAGCGCAACGGCGTGCCCGGTGAACTGGTCGTCCGCCTGCGCCCCAACAAGATCCTGGGCGGCTTCGACATGACCGGCTAG
- a CDS encoding response regulator, with translation MIRLLLADDHAIVRAGLRALLDSGEDITVVGEAATAAEAVAFCATTEVDLVLMDLRFGRGNSGVDATRALRAAPAPPNVLVVTNYDTDADILGAIEAGACGYILKDTPPAELLAAVRGAAAGESVLSPSVASRLMTRVRTPDTTLSPREIEVLRLVADGHSNREIGKRLFLSETTVKSHLVHIYSKLGVKSRTSAVARARERGAI, from the coding sequence GTGATCCGCCTGCTGCTCGCCGACGATCACGCGATCGTCCGCGCCGGGTTGCGCGCCCTGCTGGACTCGGGCGAAGACATCACGGTGGTGGGCGAGGCCGCTACCGCGGCGGAGGCCGTGGCCTTCTGTGCCACAACCGAAGTCGACCTCGTGCTGATGGATCTGCGCTTCGGCCGCGGCAATTCGGGCGTGGACGCCACCCGCGCGCTGCGTGCCGCGCCCGCGCCGCCGAACGTTCTGGTGGTCACCAACTACGACACCGACGCCGACATCCTCGGCGCCATCGAGGCCGGTGCCTGCGGCTACATCCTCAAGGACACCCCGCCCGCCGAACTGCTGGCCGCCGTGCGCGGGGCCGCCGCGGGGGAGAGCGTGCTGTCCCCGTCGGTGGCCTCCCGCCTCATGACCCGGGTCCGCACGCCGGACACCACGCTGAGTCCGCGGGAGATCGAGGTACTGCGGCTGGTCGCCGACGGCCACTCCAATCGCGAGATCGGCAAGCGGCTGTTCCTCAGCGAGACGACGGTGAAATCCCATCTGGTGCACATCTATTCGAAGCTCGGTGTGAAGTCGCGGACCTCGGCCGTGGCGCGGGCGCGGGAACGCGGGGCGATCTGA
- a CDS encoding acetoacetate--CoA ligase encodes MVQPQWVPTEQDVANARVTDFARFAGARAGREFPDYRALWQWSVDDLPGFWSALWAYFDLGEPPDQVLADAEMPGARWFPGARLNYVDQVVRQARADRPAIVYAGEDGSLTEVSWAELLGRTAAFAGVLRARGVQPGDRVVGYLPNIPEAVIAFLGTAGLGAVWSACGQDYSAKAALDRLGQLEPVVLVTADGYHYGGKVFDKTDEIAELRAGLPTVRETVVVSRLGREVPNSSDWALVTEPVATEIDTGQVDFDHPLWILYSSGTTGLPKGIVHGHGGVLLEHLKAVALQSDIGRDDTFFWYTSPSWMMWNFQIAGLLVGATIVCYDGSPGHPAPDALWDIAARTRTTVLGSSPGYVLSCIKADVAPQADHDLSALRTVGITGAALPPSSSLWLRDNVGERVQIASISGGTDVVSAFIGGVRTVPVWPGELSAPFLGAAVDAWDAAGHPIRSEVGELVITEPMPSMPVKFWQDPDGSRYRGAYFEMFPGVWRHGDWITVTERGSIVVHGRSDSTLNRHGIRMGSADIYQAVERLPEIAEALVIGAEQPDGGYWMPLFVVLAAGAELTDELQRRIGEVIRTEVSRRHVPDEIIVAPGIPHTRTGKKLEVPVKRLFQGADPARVVERTAVDNPELLDWYAAVRPSHGNRA; translated from the coding sequence GTGGTGCAACCGCAGTGGGTGCCGACCGAGCAGGACGTCGCGAACGCGCGGGTGACCGATTTCGCTCGGTTCGCCGGAGCGCGAGCGGGCCGGGAGTTCCCCGACTACCGCGCGTTGTGGCAGTGGTCGGTGGACGATCTGCCCGGATTCTGGTCGGCGCTGTGGGCGTACTTCGATCTGGGCGAGCCACCGGACCAGGTGCTCGCCGATGCGGAGATGCCGGGGGCGCGGTGGTTCCCAGGCGCCCGGCTGAACTACGTCGACCAGGTGGTGCGGCAGGCGCGCGCGGATCGGCCCGCGATCGTGTACGCCGGTGAGGACGGCTCGCTGACCGAGGTCTCCTGGGCCGAATTACTCGGCCGCACAGCGGCTTTCGCCGGTGTGCTGCGGGCGCGGGGCGTGCAGCCCGGCGATCGGGTCGTCGGCTACCTGCCGAACATTCCCGAGGCCGTGATCGCGTTCCTGGGCACTGCCGGGCTCGGCGCCGTCTGGAGCGCCTGCGGGCAGGACTATTCCGCGAAGGCGGCGCTCGACCGGCTCGGCCAGCTCGAGCCCGTTGTCCTGGTGACCGCCGACGGATACCACTACGGCGGTAAGGTCTTCGACAAGACCGACGAGATCGCCGAGCTGCGCGCCGGACTGCCGACCGTGCGGGAGACCGTGGTGGTGTCGCGGCTGGGCCGCGAGGTGCCGAACTCGTCGGATTGGGCGCTCGTCACCGAGCCGGTGGCGACCGAGATCGACACGGGTCAGGTCGATTTCGACCATCCGCTGTGGATTCTCTACTCCTCGGGCACCACCGGGCTGCCCAAGGGCATCGTGCACGGGCACGGCGGCGTGCTGCTCGAACACCTCAAAGCCGTTGCGCTGCAATCCGATATCGGCCGAGACGACACCTTCTTCTGGTATACCAGCCCCAGCTGGATGATGTGGAACTTCCAGATCGCCGGGCTGCTCGTGGGCGCCACCATCGTGTGTTACGACGGCAGCCCCGGCCATCCTGCTCCGGATGCGCTGTGGGACATCGCCGCTCGCACCCGCACCACCGTGCTCGGCAGCAGTCCGGGGTACGTGTTGTCCTGCATCAAGGCCGATGTGGCGCCGCAGGCGGACCACGACCTGTCGGCGCTGCGCACCGTGGGCATCACGGGAGCCGCGCTGCCGCCGTCGTCGTCACTGTGGTTGCGCGACAACGTCGGTGAGCGGGTGCAGATCGCCTCTATCAGCGGCGGGACGGACGTGGTGTCGGCGTTCATCGGCGGCGTCCGGACGGTTCCGGTGTGGCCGGGAGAACTGTCGGCGCCGTTCCTCGGGGCCGCCGTGGACGCCTGGGACGCGGCCGGGCACCCGATCCGCAGCGAGGTCGGTGAACTGGTCATCACCGAGCCGATGCCCTCCATGCCGGTGAAATTCTGGCAGGACCCGGACGGATCTCGTTACCGCGGTGCGTATTTCGAGATGTTCCCGGGCGTGTGGCGGCACGGCGACTGGATCACCGTCACCGAACGCGGCAGCATCGTCGTGCACGGGCGCTCGGATTCGACGTTGAACCGGCACGGCATCCGGATGGGTTCGGCCGACATCTACCAGGCCGTGGAGCGGCTGCCGGAGATCGCCGAGGCCCTGGTGATCGGTGCGGAACAGCCGGACGGCGGCTACTGGATGCCGCTGTTCGTGGTGCTCGCCGCCGGCGCCGAACTGACCGACGAGCTGCAACGGCGCATCGGCGAGGTGATCCGCACCGAGGTCTCGCGCCGCCACGTGCCGGACGAGATCATCGTCGCGCCGGGCATCCCGCACACCCGCACCGGCAAGAAGCTCGAGGTGCCCGTCAAGCGGCTCTTCCAGGGCGCGGATCCCGCGCGGGTGGTGGAACGGACCGCCGTCGACAATCCGGAGCTGCTGGACTGGTACGCCGCGGTGCGGCCCTCGCACGGTAACCGCGCATAA
- a CDS encoding sensor histidine kinase, with protein sequence MHRSPLTPVFAALQLGLHALMVALSAVVVGRALVPGAGHRWAVVAMTVLFLVVYFAGAALRGRPVAARAWLGLLTVLWLGLVAIAPDAVYLVFGMFFLYLHLLPRFWGAVAVAAATAAAVVGFALHKGWTIGGVVGPLLGALVAVAIGLGYRALFREAADRQRLIDELLAARATLAEQERTAGKLAERQRLAQEIHDTVAQGLSSIQLLLHAAERSAPEHPGLQEIRMARETAADSLAETRQLIAELTPAALEGQSLTEALERMAQRAGTSGLAAQLLVEGVPERLPMPIEAALVRVAQGAVSNVIRHAAASRMRITLTYADDAVHLDVVDDGKGIDPAVFARGTFGMDAMRSRVRQQGGSMNVESEPGHTAVTVSFPLADSP encoded by the coding sequence GTGCACCGCTCGCCGCTGACTCCCGTCTTCGCCGCGCTGCAACTCGGGCTGCACGCGCTGATGGTGGCGTTGTCGGCGGTGGTGGTCGGGCGGGCGCTGGTGCCGGGTGCGGGGCATCGGTGGGCCGTCGTGGCCATGACGGTGCTGTTCCTGGTGGTGTATTTCGCCGGCGCGGCATTGCGGGGCAGGCCCGTGGCGGCGCGGGCGTGGCTGGGGTTGCTCACCGTGCTGTGGCTGGGGCTGGTGGCCATCGCGCCGGACGCGGTGTATCTCGTGTTCGGGATGTTCTTCCTGTATCTGCATCTGCTGCCGCGGTTTTGGGGTGCGGTGGCGGTCGCGGCGGCCACCGCGGCGGCCGTGGTCGGCTTCGCGCTGCACAAGGGCTGGACGATCGGCGGCGTGGTGGGGCCCCTGCTCGGCGCGCTGGTCGCCGTCGCGATCGGGCTGGGTTATCGGGCGCTGTTCCGGGAGGCGGCCGACCGGCAGCGGCTCATCGACGAATTGCTCGCCGCCCGAGCCACGCTGGCCGAACAGGAACGCACCGCCGGCAAACTCGCCGAACGGCAGCGGCTGGCGCAGGAGATCCACGACACCGTGGCGCAGGGCCTGTCCAGTATTCAACTGCTACTGCACGCCGCCGAGCGTTCCGCCCCGGAACATCCCGGCCTGCAAGAGATTCGGATGGCCCGCGAGACCGCGGCGGACAGTCTCGCCGAGACCAGGCAGCTCATCGCCGAACTCACTCCCGCCGCGCTGGAGGGTCAGTCGCTGACCGAAGCGCTCGAGCGCATGGCGCAACGCGCGGGCACGTCGGGCCTGGCCGCCCAGCTGCTGGTGGAGGGTGTGCCCGAGCGGTTGCCGATGCCGATCGAGGCGGCGCTGGTACGGGTGGCGCAGGGCGCGGTATCCAATGTGATCCGGCACGCGGCGGCGAGCCGGATGCGGATCACGCTGACCTACGCCGACGATGCCGTGCATCTCGACGTGGTCGATGACGGAAAAGGTATCGATCCAGCGGTTTTCGCGCGCGGCACCTTCGGCATGGATGCCATGCGCAGCCGGGTCCGACAGCAGGGCGGGAGTATGAACGTGGAGTCCGAACCCGGCCACACGGCCGTCACAGTCTCGTTCCCGCTGGCGGATTCCCCGTGA